The Tripterygium wilfordii isolate XIE 37 chromosome 5, ASM1340144v1, whole genome shotgun sequence genome window below encodes:
- the LOC119998288 gene encoding probable transmembrane ascorbate ferrireductase 2, whose translation MAVPVVGFPIFMVVRVMGAIATALVLTWTVHYRGGLALISDNKDLIFNVHPVLMVIGLILINGEAMLAYRTVAGTKSFRKLVHLTLQFVAFCLSVVGVWAALKFHNDKGIDNFYSLHSWLGLACLALFGIQLAAGFVTFWYPGGSRNSRVTLLPWHVFFGVYIYALSVATATTGFLEKATFLQTHKIISRYSTEALLVNSLGILIVVLGGFVILALIAPVHGKADIHNHRDAIE comes from the exons ATGGCGGTTCCGGTGGTTGGGTTCCCGATCTTCATGGTGGTGAGGGTGATGGGAGCGATAGCCACTGCTTTGGTTCTGACTTGGACTGTCCATTACAGAGGAGGATTGGCTCTTATCTCGGATAACAAAGATCTCATCTtcaat GTTCATCCTGTTCTAATGGTGATTGGGCTTATACTCATCAATGGTGAAG CTATGCTAGCATATAGGACAGTTGCTGGGACAAAAAGCTTCCGAAAACTAGTTCATCTTACTCTACAATTTGTTGCTTTTTGTTTAAGCGTGGTTGGTGTATGGGCtgctttgaaattccataaCGACAAGGGCATCGACAACTTTTATAGCCTGCATTCTTGGTTGGGTCTTGCTTGCCTTGCCCTCTTTGGTATCCAG CTGGCTGCTGGATTCGTAACCTTTTGGTACCCAGGTGGCTCAAGAAATAGCAGAGTTACCTTGCTACCATGGCATGTGTTCTTTGGAGTTTATATTTATGCCCTCTCAGTTGCTACTGCTACTACTGGTTTTCTAGAAAAGGCCACATTCCTTCAGACCCACAAGATAATATCACGGTATTCTACCGAAGCTTTGCTGGTGAACTCTTTGGGCATCTTGATTGTTGTTCTGGGTGGTTTTGTTATTCTTGCACTTATTGCTCCTGTTCATGGTAAAGCTGACATCCACAATCACAGAGATGCAATAGAGTAG
- the LOC119998832 gene encoding zinc finger CCHC domain-containing protein 8-like has protein sequence METEDIINLLGSRNSDSESENNELHGTDNALINMGLSEGDMGSTDRHPLLETDGDKVLLSNSSSMDMSVESTENVATVEKLDPSISVVCAEDGCSVIQHKSPTHNHVVDGTLITGVKRARMTYEYDEQQPSVHVKYDSITSASKQKLEELLQQWSEWHARHCSSQVSNEVLESGEDTYFPALHFGLEKYSAVSFWIDNQTRKQQNNGIISLDSHSVPLYDRGYAFSLSSADGPGNKEGALEIMRDASRCFNCGSYSHSLKDCSKPRDNVAVNNARKQHKSKRNQNPGSRNPTRYYHNSTGGKYDGLRPGALDTETRQLLGLGELDPPPWLNRMREMGYPPGYLDPDDEDQPSGITIYGDEDIKTETEDGEIIENDDSEQRRKMTVEFPGINAPIPENADEKRWTAGPSATSELFRKRSHHTVNSSSEPVGRGHYYEQRWSRDFRDDGPPGVDPLLSPSPSASSYPARYGNYDSISTSYSPRDNIQRPRSPTIERSQYDRGRRVYNDSATYGSYNSSPYSSSNRHGSSRYRGSSRLESDADEIPDDYNFDSSYRSKDESGSYHRHHSRW, from the exons ATGGAAACTGAGGATATAATCAACCTTCTTGGTTCAAGAAATTCTGACTCTGAAAGTGAGAACAATGAACTTCATGGCACTGATAATGCTTTGATTAACATGGGGCTTAGTGAAGGCGATATGGGAAGTACTGATAGACATCCTTTACTGGAAACAGATGGTGATAAGGTTTTGTTAAGCAATTCATCTAGCATGGATATGAGTGTTGAATCGACAGAAAATGTTGCAACAGTGGAAAAATTAGATCCCTCCATTTCTGTTGTGTGTGCTGAAGATGGTTGCTCTGTCATCCAACATAAAAGCCCCACCCACAACCACGTGGTTGATGGCACTT TAATAACCGGTGTTAAGAGAGCTCGGATGACATATGAATATGATGAACAGCAGCCTTCAGTACATGTCAAGTATGACTCCATAACAAG TGCCAGTAAACAGAAGCTTGAGGAGCTATTGCAGCAGTGGTCAGAGTGGCATGCTCGGCATTGTTCGTCACAA GTTTCAAATGAAGTGCTGGAGTCGGGTGAGGACACATACTTTCCTGCTTTACATTTTGGCTTGGAAAAGTACTCTGCAGTG TCTTTCTGGATAGACAACCAAACAAGGAAACAGCAGAACAATGGTATCATTTCATTGGATAGTCACTCTGTACCTCTTTATGATCGTGGATATGCATTTAGTCTGAGTTCAGCAGATGGTCCTGGTAATAAGGAAGG TGCCTTGGAGATAATGCGTGATGCTTCTCGCTGTTTCAATTGTGGGTCTTACAGTCATTCCTTGAAGGATTGCTCCAAACCTCGTGATAATGTTGCTGTTAATAATGCTCGCAAGCAACACAAATCAAAACGGAATCAGAATCCTGGGTCGCGTAATCCAACTAGATATTATCATAACTCTACTGGTGGAAAGTATGATGGCTTAAGACCTGGTGCACTTGATACTGAAACACGACAACTTTTGGGTCTTGGG GAACTTGATCCACCCCCTTGGCTCAACAGAATGCGAGAAATGGGATATCCACCTGGGTATCTAG ATCCAGATGATGAGGATCAGCCATCAGGGATTACAATCTATGGTGACGAGGACATCAAGACAGAAACAGAAGATGGTGAAATTATTGAAAATGACGATTCTGAACAACGGAGGAAAATGACTGTTGAATTTCCTGGAATAAATGCACCAATCCCGGAAAATGCAGATGAAAAACGTTGGACAGCTGGGCCTTCAGCAACTTCTGAACTGTTTAGGAAACGTTCTCACCACACAGTTAACTCTTCTTCAGAACCTGTTGGCAGGGGACATTATTACGAGCAAAGGTGGTCAAGGGATTTCAGAGACGATGGACCTCCAGGTGTTGACCCATTACTTAGCCCATCCCCATCCGCCTCTAGTTACCCTGCTAGGTACGGGAACTACGATTCTATTTCCACTTCCTACAGTCCTCGGGATAACATCCAAAGACCGAGGAGTCCTACGATTGAGAGGTCCCAATATGATAGAGGAAGAAGGGTCTACAATGACTCTGCAACATATGGCTCTTACAATTCCTCACCATACTCATCCTCAAATAGACATGGTTCATCAAGGTACCGTGGCTCTTCTAGATTGGAGTCTGATGCTGATGAAATCCCGGATGACTATAATTTTGATAGTTCATATCGGAGCAAAGATGAAAGCGGCAGTTATCATCGGCATCATAGTCGGTGGTGA
- the LOC119998383 gene encoding isoprenylcysteine alpha-carbonyl methylesterase ICME-like isoform X1, whose translation MTSSSQESTGTGPSTHHTRRRKPPRPSRQASFRGDFGHAAAETYLVTGLAIKLLRYLGIGYRWMTRLAALACYAMLLMPGFLQVAYYYFFSSQVRRSIVYGDQPRNRLDLYLPTNINGPKPVVVFVTGGAWIIGYKAWGSLLGKQLAERDIIVACIDYRNFPQGTISDMVKDASQGIEFVCNNIAEYGGDPDRIYLMGQSAGAHISACVLLDQAIKESLGESIFWSVSQIKVYFGLSGGYNLFNLIDHFHNRGLYRSLFLSIMEGTESFQEYSPEVRIEDPSSREAVSLLPPIFLYHGTSDYSIPSDSSKSFVDALQRVGAEAKLFLFEGKTHTDLFLQDPLRGGKDELFEHIVSVIHANDKDAQAKDAMAPPRRRLVPELLLRLAHDISPF comes from the exons ATGACGTCGTCCTCGCAGGAGAGTACCGGCACCGGACCAAGCACTCACCATACTCGGCGACGGAAGCCGCCTCGGCCTTCCCGCCAAGCTTCTTTCAGAGGAGATTTCGGCCATGCAGCAGCTGAGACTTACTTGGTCACAGGCCTCGCCATCAAGCTTCTCCGATATCTCGG GATAGGCTACCGGTGGATGACAAGATTAGCTGCACTTGCTTGTTATGCTATGCTGCTTATGCCAGGCTTTCTTCAAG TTGCGTATTATTATTTCTTCTCAAGCCAGGTCCGCAGGAGTATTGTTTATGGAGATCAACCAAGAAACAG GTTGGACCTTTATTTACCGACAAACATAAATGGACCAAAGCCAGTTGTGGTATTTGTAACTGGTGGCGCATGGATTATCGG GTATAAAGCATGGGGTTCTCTTCTTGGAAAACAGTTGGCAGAAAGAGACATCATAGTTGCATGTATTGATTACAG AAATTTTCCCCAGGGAACCATCAGTGATATGGTGAAAGATGCATCACAAGGGATTGAATTTGTCTGCAACAACATTGCTGAGTATGGAGGTGACCCTGACAG GATTTATCTGATGGGACAATCAGCTGGTGCACATATTTCTGCCTGTGTTCTTTTGGACCAAGCCATCAAGGAATCTTTGGGAGAGAGCATATTCTGGAGTGTTTCCCAGATAAAAGTTTATTTTGGTTTATCCGGAGG GTAcaatttattcaatttaattgatCATTTTCATAACCGTGGCCTATATCGTTCTTTATTCTTAAG CATAATGGAAGGCACAGAGTCCTTTCAAGAGTATTCTCCGGAAGTTAGAATTGAGGATCCGAGCAGTAGAGAGGCTGTTTCTCTCCTGCCTCCTATTTTTCTTTACCATGGAACCTCTGATTATTCAATTCCATCAGATTCCAG TAAGTCTTTTGTCGATGCACTTCAAAGGGTAGGAGCTGAAGCAAAGCTATTTTTGTTTGAAGGAAAAACTCATACAGATCTCTTTCTACAG GATCCTTTGCGAGGTGGCAAGGATGAATTGTTTGAACATATAGTTTCAGTGATACACGCCAATGATAAGGATGCTCAAGCGAAGGACGCTATGGCACCTCCAAGAAGACGCCTTGTTCCTGAGCTACTGTTAAGGTTGGCTCATGATATCAGTCCGTTTTAG
- the LOC119998383 gene encoding isoprenylcysteine alpha-carbonyl methylesterase ICME-like isoform X2 translates to MQQLRLTWSQASPSSFSDISGYRWMTRLAALACYAMLLMPGFLQVAYYYFFSSQVRRSIVYGDQPRNRLDLYLPTNINGPKPVVVFVTGGAWIIGYKAWGSLLGKQLAERDIIVACIDYRNFPQGTISDMVKDASQGIEFVCNNIAEYGGDPDRIYLMGQSAGAHISACVLLDQAIKESLGESIFWSVSQIKVYFGLSGGYNLFNLIDHFHNRGLYRSLFLSIMEGTESFQEYSPEVRIEDPSSREAVSLLPPIFLYHGTSDYSIPSDSSKSFVDALQRVGAEAKLFLFEGKTHTDLFLQDPLRGGKDELFEHIVSVIHANDKDAQAKDAMAPPRRRLVPELLLRLAHDISPF, encoded by the exons ATGCAGCAGCTGAGACTTACTTGGTCACAGGCCTCGCCATCAAGCTTCTCCGATATCTCGG GCTACCGGTGGATGACAAGATTAGCTGCACTTGCTTGTTATGCTATGCTGCTTATGCCAGGCTTTCTTCAAG TTGCGTATTATTATTTCTTCTCAAGCCAGGTCCGCAGGAGTATTGTTTATGGAGATCAACCAAGAAACAG GTTGGACCTTTATTTACCGACAAACATAAATGGACCAAAGCCAGTTGTGGTATTTGTAACTGGTGGCGCATGGATTATCGG GTATAAAGCATGGGGTTCTCTTCTTGGAAAACAGTTGGCAGAAAGAGACATCATAGTTGCATGTATTGATTACAG AAATTTTCCCCAGGGAACCATCAGTGATATGGTGAAAGATGCATCACAAGGGATTGAATTTGTCTGCAACAACATTGCTGAGTATGGAGGTGACCCTGACAG GATTTATCTGATGGGACAATCAGCTGGTGCACATATTTCTGCCTGTGTTCTTTTGGACCAAGCCATCAAGGAATCTTTGGGAGAGAGCATATTCTGGAGTGTTTCCCAGATAAAAGTTTATTTTGGTTTATCCGGAGG GTAcaatttattcaatttaattgatCATTTTCATAACCGTGGCCTATATCGTTCTTTATTCTTAAG CATAATGGAAGGCACAGAGTCCTTTCAAGAGTATTCTCCGGAAGTTAGAATTGAGGATCCGAGCAGTAGAGAGGCTGTTTCTCTCCTGCCTCCTATTTTTCTTTACCATGGAACCTCTGATTATTCAATTCCATCAGATTCCAG TAAGTCTTTTGTCGATGCACTTCAAAGGGTAGGAGCTGAAGCAAAGCTATTTTTGTTTGAAGGAAAAACTCATACAGATCTCTTTCTACAG GATCCTTTGCGAGGTGGCAAGGATGAATTGTTTGAACATATAGTTTCAGTGATACACGCCAATGATAAGGATGCTCAAGCGAAGGACGCTATGGCACCTCCAAGAAGACGCCTTGTTCCTGAGCTACTGTTAAGGTTGGCTCATGATATCAGTCCGTTTTAG
- the LOC119998876 gene encoding pre-mRNA splicing factor SR-like 1 isoform X1 — MEIQTSGKPIDSLLERVLCMNILSSDYFKELYRLKTYHEVIDEIYNQVDHVEPWMTGNCRGPSTAICLLYKFFTMKLTVKQMHGLLKHTDSPYIRAIGFLYLRYAADPKTLWNWFEPYVKDEEEFSPGSSGQMTTMGTYVRDLLLGQYYFDTLFPRIPVPVMRQVVSNLEKMKLPSKHAGVTGDTTRHGSEETARRPPSVKASLSVSFGQRAPHRASTRDSSPVRRTLPPPPYHRSSGDDGRRSPSHRSQSFDNSDKQYVDRDRGRDRDRDRDRERGRDRDRGHDRNKGRDRDHERERDRDRVRELERDRERRHDYDGKYKYSDRDNGKDYKRSSHYKETSSHRSRSRSRSRSRSRSKSLQASVPHFDSRSSPWRDGNKDKTDASSKLAKLKDIYGDGGERRGDGGMERVPGRDSGEEVIRLGGSTWK, encoded by the exons ATGGAGATACAAACTAGTGGAAAACCTATAGATTCATTGTTAGAGAGGGTGCTGTGCATGAACATTCTGTCTTCTGATTATTTCAAAGAGCTGTACCGGTTGAAGACTTACCATGAAGTGATTGATGAAATCTACAACCAAGTCGACCATGTGGAGCCGTGGATGACCGGGAATTGCCGTGGCCCTTCGACGGCAATCTGCCTTctgtacaagtttttcactatGAAGCTTACTGTTAAACAAATGCACGGCCTGTTGAAGCACACGGATTCTCCTTACATCAGGGCG ATTGGATTTCTCTACTTGAGATATGCTGCTGATCCAAAGACACTGTGGAATTGGTTTGAACCATATGTTAAAGATGAAGAG GAGTTCTCTCCAGGATCTAGTGGACAAATGACTACAATGGGAACATACGTGCGTGATCTGCTTCTGGGACAG TATTACTTTGACACACTCTTTCCTCGCATCCCTGTTCCTGTAATGCGTCAGGTTGTATCTAATCTTGAAAAGATGAAGCTTCCTAGCAAGCATGCTGGTGTGACAGGAGATACCACCCGTCATGGATCTGAGGAGACTGCTCGCCGGCCACCTTCAGTAAAGGCTTCTCTTTCAGTTTCGTTTGGTCAACGTGCTCCACATCGTGCATCAACCAGGGACTCATCACCTGTTCGTCGTACCCTACCGCCACCCCCTTATCACAGATCCAGTGGTGATGATGGACGAAGATCTCCTAGCCATAGAAGCCAGAGTTTTGATAACTCTGACAAACAATATGTAGACAGAGACCGGGGTCGAGACAGAGATCGAGATCGGGACCGGGAGAGGGGAAGGGACAGGGATCGTGGTCATGATAGGAACAAGGGCAGGGATCGGGATCATGAAAGGGAGAGGGACAGAGACCGAGTCAGGGAGTTGGAGAGGGACAGGGAGCGGAGGCATGATTATGATGGGAAATACAAGTATTCTGACAGAGATAATGGAAAGGATTATAAAAGAAGCAGCCATTATAAAGAAACTAGTTCTCATAGAAGCCGCAGCAGGAGTAGGAGCCGGAGCAGGAGCAGAAGTAAGAGCTTGCAAGCTAGTGTTCCACACTTTGATTCTCGTTCAAGTCCATGGAGAGATGGAAACAAGGATAAGACAGATGCATCTAGCAAACTGGCAAAGCTTAAAGATATCTATGGTGATGGGGGAGAACGGAGAGGAGATGGTGGCATGGAAAGGGTTCCTGGAAGAGACAGCGGCGAAGAGGTGATCAGACTTGGTGGTTCTACATGGAAGTAA
- the LOC119998876 gene encoding pre-mRNA splicing factor SR-like 1 isoform X2, which translates to MSIHGRHREDFKHSFQGIGFLYLRYAADPKTLWNWFEPYVKDEEEFSPGSSGQMTTMGTYVRDLLLGQYYFDTLFPRIPVPVMRQVVSNLEKMKLPSKHAGVTGDTTRHGSEETARRPPSVKASLSVSFGQRAPHRASTRDSSPVRRTLPPPPYHRSSGDDGRRSPSHRSQSFDNSDKQYVDRDRGRDRDRDRDRERGRDRDRGHDRNKGRDRDHERERDRDRVRELERDRERRHDYDGKYKYSDRDNGKDYKRSSHYKETSSHRSRSRSRSRSRSRSKSLQASVPHFDSRSSPWRDGNKDKTDASSKLAKLKDIYGDGGERRGDGGMERVPGRDSGEEVIRLGGSTWK; encoded by the exons ATGTCTATTCATGGCAGGCACCGTGAGGATTTTAAGCACAGTTTTCAAGGG ATTGGATTTCTCTACTTGAGATATGCTGCTGATCCAAAGACACTGTGGAATTGGTTTGAACCATATGTTAAAGATGAAGAG GAGTTCTCTCCAGGATCTAGTGGACAAATGACTACAATGGGAACATACGTGCGTGATCTGCTTCTGGGACAG TATTACTTTGACACACTCTTTCCTCGCATCCCTGTTCCTGTAATGCGTCAGGTTGTATCTAATCTTGAAAAGATGAAGCTTCCTAGCAAGCATGCTGGTGTGACAGGAGATACCACCCGTCATGGATCTGAGGAGACTGCTCGCCGGCCACCTTCAGTAAAGGCTTCTCTTTCAGTTTCGTTTGGTCAACGTGCTCCACATCGTGCATCAACCAGGGACTCATCACCTGTTCGTCGTACCCTACCGCCACCCCCTTATCACAGATCCAGTGGTGATGATGGACGAAGATCTCCTAGCCATAGAAGCCAGAGTTTTGATAACTCTGACAAACAATATGTAGACAGAGACCGGGGTCGAGACAGAGATCGAGATCGGGACCGGGAGAGGGGAAGGGACAGGGATCGTGGTCATGATAGGAACAAGGGCAGGGATCGGGATCATGAAAGGGAGAGGGACAGAGACCGAGTCAGGGAGTTGGAGAGGGACAGGGAGCGGAGGCATGATTATGATGGGAAATACAAGTATTCTGACAGAGATAATGGAAAGGATTATAAAAGAAGCAGCCATTATAAAGAAACTAGTTCTCATAGAAGCCGCAGCAGGAGTAGGAGCCGGAGCAGGAGCAGAAGTAAGAGCTTGCAAGCTAGTGTTCCACACTTTGATTCTCGTTCAAGTCCATGGAGAGATGGAAACAAGGATAAGACAGATGCATCTAGCAAACTGGCAAAGCTTAAAGATATCTATGGTGATGGGGGAGAACGGAGAGGAGATGGTGGCATGGAAAGGGTTCCTGGAAGAGACAGCGGCGAAGAGGTGATCAGACTTGGTGGTTCTACATGGAAGTAA